The genomic stretch TTTTGCTCCTGCTCTTTGTCTACGCCGTAAGCAAATGCCGCTGCTGTAGGCTCGTTGATAATTCTTTTTACCTCAAGACCTGCAATTTTACCTGCATCCTTTGTAGCCTGTCTTTGTGCATCTGAGAAATATGCAGGAACTGTTATAACAGCTTCTGTAACAGCTTCTCCCAAATAGCTTTCTGCGTCTGCCTTAAGCTTTGCAAGAACCATAGCTGAAATTTCCTGAGGTGTATATGCCTTCTCGTCAATATCAACCTTTCTTGAGCTTCCCATATCTCTCTTTATTGAGATTATTGTTCTGTCAGGGTTTGTGATTGCCTGTCTTTTTGCTACCTGACCTACCATTCTTTCTCCTGTTTTTGAAAAAGCCACAACGGAAGGAGTTGTTCTTGCTCCTTCGGGATTAGCTATAACAACAGGCTCGCCGCCTTCCATAACTGCAACGCATGAATTTGTTGTACCTAAGTCGATACCGATAATTTTACCCATAATAAATTACTCCTTTGTATTTATATTAAATCTTATGTGATTTCAAAATTTATATTAAGACACTCAATTAGCTACCTTAACCATAGAATGTCTTATTACCTTATCTCCGATTTTATAGCCTTTTTGGAATACCTCGACTATCGTTTCAGCTTCTAAGCTATCATCATCAATATGCATAACTGCATTGTGGAAATTAGGGTCAAAGCCTGTATCGGTGGGAATTTCCTCTACCTTTAAATTGTTCAGACAATTTTGAGCCTGCTTTAAAACCATTTCCATTCCTTTTCTTACAGACTCTGCATCGCCTTCGCTTGATGCCGCTCTGTCAAGACTGTCCAACACAGGAAGAATTGCCGTAACAGTATCGCAAACACAGCTTGCATACAAAGCTTCCTTTTCCTTTATTGTACGCTTACGGAAATTATCAAACTCAGCATAAAGTCTTAAGTATTTATCCTGTTCTTCCTTAAGCTTTTCGTTTATCTGCTCCTGCTTACTTTTCTTTTTCTTTTTTTCGGGAGCTTTTTCTGCTTCTTCAGAGCTTACTTGCTCGTTAATCTCTTCGTTAAGCTTTTCACTCATTTATTTCAATCCTTTCCATTTATAAGCTTCGTAATACTGTCGGTAAAATAATTCATTTTTGCAAGCACTCTCGCATAATCCATTCTTGTAGGCCCTAAAACCGATAGAACGTTTTCGTGATTTCCGCTTTTAAATGCGCTTGTAATCATACTTATATCCGATATATTGTTTTCCATAACGTCTACTGTAATGCCTTCCCGATGTTGACTCGCTATCTGAGAAAGGGTATCGGAGTCAGACAAAACTGCCATAAAAGCACGGGCTTTATCTATATCTGAAAACTCAGGGAAAGAAAGAACCTTGCTCTCCCCTCCTACATAGACATCATAGCCTCGAAGCTCCTGTATAAACATCTTTAAAACAGGAATAATTCCTTCTAACTGAGGACAGTATCTCTTTACCTGCTCCTGCAAAACTTCCATTTTTATATCCGCAATATCGTCAGGCGACATTCCTGAAAAAAGCTCATTTAATATTCTTGTAAGAATAAGAGTATGCTGAGCATCGATATCACAGTCCATAACACAGGATTTGGTTTTAACCTGCCCTGTTGCACTTACTGCAAGTACAGTTACTATGCGTT from Oscillospiraceae bacterium encodes the following:
- the grpE gene encoding nucleotide exchange factor GrpE codes for the protein MSEKLNEEINEQVSSEEAEKAPEKKKKKSKQEQINEKLKEEQDKYLRLYAEFDNFRKRTIKEKEALYASCVCDTVTAILPVLDSLDRAASSEGDAESVRKGMEMVLKQAQNCLNNLKVEEIPTDTGFDPNFHNAVMHIDDDSLEAETIVEVFQKGYKIGDKVIRHSMVKVAN
- the hrcA gene encoding heat-inducible transcription repressor HrcA; its protein translation is MNGLELENRKKKILGMVVSAYIRSGEPVGSKTVQNDPSLNVSSATIRNEMAALESMGLLYQPHTSAGRVPSVKGYRLFVDEIMPTHILTKDEKIVIDSFIAELRQSVSSITKDIAKIASELTGCAAIALTPSSGGIVQMFEAVIAGKRIVTVLAVSATGQVKTKSCVMDCDIDAQHTLILTRILNELFSGMSPDDIADIKMEVLQEQVKRYCPQLEGIIPVLKMFIQELRGYDVYVGGESKVLSFPEFSDIDKARAFMAVLSDSDTLSQIASQHREGITVDVMENNISDISMITSAFKSGNHENVLSVLGPTRMDYARVLAKMNYFTDSITKLINGKD